The Coffea arabica cultivar ET-39 chromosome 2c, Coffea Arabica ET-39 HiFi, whole genome shotgun sequence genome includes the window GAGAGAGAAAATTCCACCTTTTAAGTTAAAGGGATAAACTACTACACACCCTCGCATTCTACTGTCTGCAACCAACCAGAGTTTGCACGTTATGCTTCACTTGATAGCTAAATCATCTAAGGAGAGAGTTGGTCATAGAGTTTATGTCTTGATGCACAAAAATTTCCTATTGTTATTCGCTACCAAGAATAGGTTTTAGGACTTATTTTACTTActttgaaaactaaaaaaaaaaaaaaaaaatttagggatAAGATAACATATTCAATAAATTAATCTACAAAAATCATGACACGCATAATTGATAGAAACAAAATAATATAAGAATTCCTAAAATCAAGAAGGcgaatcatttttctctttgtttctaATGTAAATCTAAAATCAAAAAAGTGGATCATCCTCGTGTTTCTACAGTGTAGAGCTGTGCTCCGTGTAAGGTCATGGGGTATGAAATAGCATTTTCCTATCCAAAATATGTCAGCAGAATAGTTGCCCACTTGCCCCAAATGCAATGTTGCTCTATAAACATCTTCTCCGATCAGCCATGTCCCATGCCTTGAATTCTGACAACTTAGCTCCTCCCCTCCCCTGAGTAAGACTGAAAAAGATGGTGCTAATTGCCAGGTTATCGCTTTAGAGTGGACATTTGGGTCCATTTCTTTTCATTCACGATGTGGTCCTTGTTGATTCTCGATTCTTTCTAATGTATCAAACATATGTGTGGGTGGGTCtataatacacacacacacacacacacacacacacacacacacatatatatataagcattatataTAGATATGTATATACTCTCTTATACACTAATAGTATACACACTAATAGCTTTAGATATATGCTActtcatttaaatttaaactttATTGTTTACATATGATATAAGACGTATATCAATGGGTGCCAATATATGTCGGCTAAACCCATATTTTAAGCCAGCTTTGAACAAGAAAAGCCACAATAGTTGGGTCTGAAGGTTTTTTCCTCTTCGATCAAACCCTGACCAGCCCAAGTTGGACTTGGAGTCGGGGTTAACCTCTTTGGGGATTGTTCGGGAAGGGAGTTAAGGAGCAACTTGGGTCATGAATAAGAGGTGGATCAGCCCTTGAGATTCATCCAGCCACACCCACCAATACCCGATCCATTGGACCAATTTTAACCCCGCGTAgatcctttaaaaaaaaattcccaatGCCTCCCATCCTCTATCCacgtttgtgtttttttttaggTTAGCTGAGAATTTTTCACTAATTTTGAGAATTTTAGTGCTCAGTTTAGAATGAAGTAATATATAGGCATGTACCTTTACTATAATCACCTCTAATTTCTTTCCCCCTTGTTCCATCTTCCAGGCCTCATATTGTAAATGTCACAATATTAATGATTAATTATGTTCACCCGTAGCAAAAGTGTAAGTACACATTGCAaaattacaagaaaaaaaaaaggctctaGTTTGGTATAACGATGCAAAACCAACTCATGATGCTTGTACAATATCTAGTTCTAAAATGGCAATTAATTAGTCCATTAAGACAAGATTAAGAAATAAGAATTTTTCTCTAAGAGTTTTCACTAGGCATTGGACTATTCAATAAAATGACCTAGCTACCTATCATATAActataactattgtaatgaaagatagTAGAGATAAATTCATTAAAATAGCctagataaaaaaataaatatacagcTGCGAAATATCATGATGAAATGCATAGAAGTGGAGAAAtatggaacaaaaaaaaaataaattaacttCATTTTAAGTACAATGGAAACACGTTCAGCCACATTTCTATCCTCCGCTGCACACTTAAAAATCTTCCTAATTTTCTGATAAGTTGTTTTCCTACTTCATGTGTACTTTGGAAGGTTTTAGTTTATATCCCTCTCCACTATATCttttttaataattaataaaattttgggTCAGCATCTCTTTCTCGCGTACGGGATATGTcaataataattttaaaaaatgccTAATTTGATTTTACATTTTTCAAAGTAATAATACTTGAACGCCTTTTAAACCgtacaaattcaaaaataaGATATGTATAAGTATCTTCTTATATTTTATGCTTGTTTTAAATCTAATTCACGACatattctttgaaaaaaaaaatgcggtTAGTTTTCTTTGATCCACACTACATGATATACTAGCTACTTTAATTTgagaatattttaaaaatgagaatattttattctttttttttcggagaCGATAACCCGTCTgaattttttagaaataaatCACTGACATTTTTTATGGGAGGCAAGGGTTACCCCACCCACTTCAATTGAGAATATTTTATCCACCTGCCTACTTTTCAAGATACCCCGTGCCCGTGCACGTGCACGTTGCACGCTTTAAGTTTTGACCCCCATCTACAAAACACACGTTGCACGCTTTAAGTTTTGACCCCCATCTACAAAACAAAGCCATGCTCGCGATTGCTCAGGAGCCCGTTGCCCAACCAGAGTTATCCCCACCTAACAAATCCCCATCGCTTTCCAACCTTAAAAATCTGCCTTTCAGGGACGGATTGAGAAGCAGTTTTGTCCTTGATCTGAAAACCgaaattcaacaaaataatGGGGGATGAAAAACTTTGGTGACAAAGGGGAGAAACGTATTTATAGTTTAATGCTAATGTTGTAGAACGGCACAAATTAAATTACAAGCATAAAAAGGGGCCTGTGATGGTTGGTTAgcataaattgaaaaaaaaattgaagtttgaaatttgaGAACTAAAACTTAATTGATATAGTCTAATTTGCTAAATCCTAAAGCCAAATCTATTTTGACAACCAACTGAATATGATGTGTATTTATAGTTGAATAGTAATGTTAGAGTTTGTTTTCATATTATACTAAGTTTTTAAATATTGCTTTGTGAAACTAATAAACTTAATGCTAATATGGAAACGTATATGAGTGAGAGAGAATATATGTTTTTAGTTTGAAAATGTGTGCATTCAAGAGaatcaaaataaatattttgtGAAAAGTGTCTTTTAGAAGAAAATGTgtagagaagagagagagagagtgtgtgtgtatgtatatgaGACAGAGTGTGTGTGCATTTGTGAAGGTACGTGTGAAAAAGAATGTGcatgcgtgtgtgtgtgtgtgagagagagagtgtacgcgcatgtatatatgtatatgttcaagagagagagtgtatgcatgtgttttttttttaaattttttcagtAAGGAAGGGGTGAGGCTTGAGAAGCAAGGAGGAAGAACTTCGACCTTAGCCACTAAACCAATGTCTCATTATTTAaaatgtatgtgtgtgtatgagAGAGCATGTGCATATGGATAAAAGTAAGGCCCTTCTTGATAAACCAATTCAGCACACAAATTTAGTGGATTCAGATTTTAACATGTTCAGATGtgtttaataacaaaaaatagaacattttaattaattaagtatATCTAAGTTGTGTATGGAAAACTTactccaaaaaataagtgataaattattcacttatcaatcAATGCATAATGCGCTTAAATATtagaatttcaatatttaacaatttaataattaatggatttagatttcaaattttagattttagattttagtttttatcaaatgcaccctgAGTTGTGTGAGAATGTGTGAGCATGCATgaaagtgtgtgtgtgtatgataGAGGAAGTGTGTTTGTGCGTATATGTTTGTGTGAATATGTGTGTGAGAAGAAAgtatatgtatatttgaacATTGTGCTAGTTAAAGAATTTAGCAACTTAAGTGATCTAACTTTCAATCAAATTTTTGCATAAAAATTAAGTAAATCTTAATTTATAAATATGTAAGCAAATTAGGTTATCAAACAAACTTAATAGAAAAAGCACTTAATGCATTAAATTTAAGGCCCCGTATGGGGTTGCGGTACATTTGcacaaaaagtgtttttggaaGACAAAAGCATCTTTAACATGTTTGGTGAGTATTAGTCCTAGAATTCAGGAGTGGATTTTTTGCCTATAAGAGCATTTTGGCATAAGTTCAAATTTGATGTTTTTaaaacaacttttatgtttcaaaagaataaaaaatttactctaacaattttattaaaaaatttgaactaaataaagagataaatatgttttagaaattcaaaattatgTATTATTAAATAGAAAAAGCACTTATGCAAGTATGCACCCAAACAATAAAATTAAGGATTTAATAAGTACTTTGCCATGGATTTCTATTAATTGAAATGCTTCTTCATATGTAACTGCAACCTAAATGGACCTTAATGGGGTTATCAAACTTCTTCATAGTAAATTAAAAACATAGCTACATCGAACATGagttaaaattttcaacaaacAAAGTCACGATAAAATGACAAACGAGTAAAGTAATTAAAGCGATCTCTGATTAAGTACAACAACCAACTGAAAATTGGAattatgtgtgtgtgtctataaataaataaataaataaataaatatatatatatatattatggaGTTTTGGAAGAGCTGTATTctgtactttaaaaaaaaaaaacttttagcTTTTGAAGTTATAAAGCCACAGTAGATCAGCTATAATTTAGCTTTTTGAAGTTAAGCTTCGATAATTCAATACAAGCAATAAAGACTAAAGAGCTATACTACATGCAAGTGCAAATTGGCTTAAATAGAAAAGGTCATCTTTTCTCAAGTGAGCCCGTCCGCTGCAAACAGATaaaaattgaaccaaaaaaaatcttttctCAAGTGATAAAAGTAAAGTTGATTTTGATGCAGGCTGGTAGTAACCTTCTAAGTAGGATTCTCTAATCTGCAAACCAACCTCCCATAGCCAGTTTACAGAAACTAAGTAGCAGATCATACATATGTAGCACTAAAACATGCTTGATCTTATCGAAGAACATTTCCTTTTATAAATTGTTATTGACTATtggctttaatttttttttcaatcactagatttttttaaaaaacaaaatcgACAATATCTACCATACTCCTACTCACGCTATTAACTTCTAACTTTCTGCTGTTCGATCCCAATGGACTTCAAATTTGTCAACTTACAGTGCTAACTGCTAACCAATACGCATTAGCCCTTCATGCAATCCGGGCATCTGACATATTTGTCTTTGACTCtttggtataattttttttttgcaagcaACAACATCATTAGCTTTGAGGAGTTGGTGAGAGTGGTCTCACGTGTTTCCCGTCTACTTCCACAATTTGTTTAGCTGAAACCATATTTAACCCCGTtgttcgcttttgatatgtgcCAATCTCCAAAATCTATAGGAATAGAACTGATGGCAGCTCAAGCAATTGAACTGAAGAAAGCCTGTGTTATCGGTGGCAGTGGATTTTTGGCATCATTTCTGGTGAAGCTATTGCTCCAGAAAGGGTATGCAGTGAATACAACCGTTCGGGATCCTGGTTAGTTATGTTTTTTTATTGTGGTACTTAGTTGATACAATTTTAGATGCATAGCTTATGTGTGATTTTTTGTTCTTCTGCAAATTAACCTACATTTATGCTCAATTTTGTCAAGGCTAATTCTATTGTTAAAAGATCCCCTGGCTTTAACAAGGATAAGGTCGTTTTAGGATGGACAAAGATTTCCTAGAACTAGACCCGACACAACCATTTGCCAAGAATTATCAGGGTATTTTGCCCGAATCATTGTGATCTGCACAGAAAAAGATGGATGATGCGAAGGCGCGTTATGGAAGAAAACTTTATTCTTGACATCACAAAGAAGCAAAGAAAATGCAATGCTTATCTTTTTCTGTGGTTCTTTTTAACTTCAGTTAATTCCCTTGAAAAGTACGGAGTTCACCTTGTAGAGGAGAATGGAAGAAGATTGTTTCCATTCTTGAACGTGATTCCAATGCCAATGGAGCTTTGCACTTCTCGATTCTCAGCAAGTAAACGTATAACAACATTTTAGATTATGTATGAGAATGAAGCCAAGTAGCAATCAGCTCTGATTCATTAGTTTGGGGCTGGCAAATGTTAAGAATACAGAAGTTGGACTTCGAACACAAACTCTCAACATCACTGAGCTCTGGAATAGTAATTAATTCCTAGATAGTTCTCATGTTTATTGTTCCAACACTTGTACTTTGCCTTGTTTAACATCGTCTTCTCCTTTTTCTACCCAGGTAATCAGAAAAAGATAACTCACCTATTGGCACTACAGAGTTTGGGAGACTTAAAAGTTTTTAAAGCAGATCTTACAGATGAAGCAAGCTTTGATGCCCCTGTAGCAGGCTGTGACCTTGTCTTTCATGTGGCCGCCCCAGTCAACTTTGCCTCTGAGGATCCAGAGGTATGAGAttgataatcaaataaacattaGCAATTCAACAAGGTTATCATCAATTCTGTATCAGAAATCAGGTTAAGATTTTTGTTCCTCATGTTGCAGAATGATATGATAAAACCGGCAATTCAAGGAGTTGTCAATGTTCTAAAAGCTTGCGTAAAAGCTGGATCAGTGAAACGCGTAATTTTTACCTCCTCAGCTGCAGCTGTAACCATCAACGAACTTAAGGGTACAGGGCTGATTATGGATGAAGGGAACTGGACAGATGTTGAGTTTCTGAGTTCTGCAAAACCACCTACTTGGGTAACTATCAGCACACTTGCAATTCTCGACTTCGATTGCATATTTGCATTATTAGTTTAAGATAAGCAATGTTATGTCCATCCATAGtggcattcatttttttttcttaatctcCATTTTTGCATAATGAAATGATGATCGGGAACATTTTACATCTGCTCTGCAGGGGTATCCTGTCTCCAAGACTCTAGCTGAAAAGGAAGCTTGGAAATTTGCTGAAGAGAAGAAGATTGATCTCATTACCGTCATTCCAAGTCTCATTGCTGGTCCTCCCCTGACACCAGACGTTCCCTCCAGCGTCAATCTTGCGATGTCCTTGATCACAGGTAAAATCAAAGCATTATGCATGATCATACTCACACACATGCTGTAACATGTCGTAAATCCATCAGGTCAGAAAATTTTTGTCCCAACTCCCAAATGCACTTGAGCATATATCCAAATTAATTTCCAGCTAAAGTGTCCAACATTTTACAGGAAACGAGTTCCTCATTAATGGCTTGAAAGGGATGCAGATGCTCGCAGGATCAATCTCCATTACACATGTGGAAGATGTCTGTGAAGCCCACATTTTTTTGGCTGAGAAAAAATCGGCTTCCGGTCGTTACATTTGCTGCGCTGCCAATACTAGTGTTCCTGACCTCGCAAACTTTCTGAGTAAAAGATACCCAGACTACAAAATCCCAACAGAGTAAGCACGCTTTCAAGACACTGCAGTAGTATCTTTCTGCCCAATAGATTTGGAGGCCTAAACAAAACAAATGTCACCATGCATTTTCACACTATCATGGTTAATTGCAGATTTGAAGGTTTTCCATCCAAAGCAAAGTTGATCATCTCATCAGAGAAGCTTATCAAAGAGGGTTTCAATTTTAAGCATGGAATTGAGGACATTTATGATGACGCCCTTGCTTATTTCAAGGCTAAGGGTTTATTGCAGCAttgaagactttttttttttccttttctaagtGAAAGCAACTCTATCCTGCAGTTGAATAAACCAATGTAGCTACCTGTTGTATCTATTGAAGTCTCCCAGGCGTCTATCTGCTGAAGTCACTTTAATTAAAACTAGTGAAATACTTAATATGTATAATCCTTTGCTTGGTGCATGTGCATCCTAAATGCTTATGGATTTGCTCAATTGGAGTTGAACCCTGAATTTATATTTGTTTTACTCATAAATCTAAAAGTTAAATTAGTTAAATGATCATGAATCCTCATAAAGGAACATCATCAGTACTAAATCAAGATTTTGAAATCAGTTGTTTCAAATCTACCATTAGGTTTTCTGAAATTAGATATGGGATTAGATGCTATCTACCATTGGTTTTGCTATACTGAGAGGTTTGATACGTGTTTGTTGTCTGCTGGTTATGTTTAGCCCATTGCTTAACAAATTTCTTACTATAGCAAAAGTCATcattgtgttaaaaaaaaaaaaaaaagggtcatcACTGTAAAGTTGGATAATCGTTATTCATCATACTTCTAGGTCGGATCACTAGGTTCATTTTAGGGAAAAAAGTCTCAATGGCCCTCCAACTCTTTCTCAAGTAAAGTTTTAGCCCTCCAATAATTAACAATAAAGATTTGGCCCTCGATCTAATAAAATAACATATTCGTGGCCCTTCTGTCAAATCCAACAGTTAAAATTAATATGAAGTATCATTTCATGAGACACGCGATCAAATATCTAGGGTATTATAGTTTCTGAATGGTTTACCAAGCATCTTCGCCCCACCGACCCCTCTACCACCCCACCACCTATGCCACCGCCACGGCTGCCATTGCTCTTGCTTCTCCTCACGATAATAAGCAGCATGACTACAGGGATGATTTTTTTGTGAGCCTGGGTCTGGTTGTGAGGACTCTAAGGGAAGACCTCCCTCTACTCTTCGCCAAAaacctcaatttttttttttgacataaaAAGGCTAATTACCTGTAAGAAGTATTTAGTGTATTTAGTGGCAGCACTAGCAATCCTAGGCCCGAGATCAGCACACTCCTTCCCAATTGGCCCAATGATAGCAAATCCTTGATCCCTTTCACCGAAATGAGCCTACCCTTGATCCCCTTCCTCCTTGCCCACCTGAATATGCCATCTTGGACACTGAGAAGGGCTCGCCTACGACATAGCGATTGATAGCCGACGCTGGCAGCGGAGGCTTAGGAGGCAATTTCCCAGGTGGGCTACGCGGCGGGAAGGTTTGCTCCTCTCTCGGGGTTGGAATTGGGGAGGATCCATGAGTAAGAGATGTGTGATCTGAGGAAATTGATGATCCCTCGGGTGAGTAATCTGGAGAAAAAGCTTAATTGAAACCTAACATGTATTGTTCAGTGTGAAGAAGCTTCCGAGCACCAAATATATCAGAATTTCAGTCGGGACGTCATAAAGCCGAACTCCTGGTTCAAATTTGACCCCTTTAAAGTGGTTCCTCATAGAAGCCATAATGACTTGAACAAATCTAGTAAAGGCACTTCCCATTGGCTCTTGGTAATTGATAGGGTGCATTTTAGTAGGATATTTTGGGCATTATTTCACAATTATTTGACTAAATATCTCATTAATTGGGTAGATTCTACTCATATACGATTTTGGTGCTAATGGCAGGAATGGATGCTGAAAAGTGCTTAAATTCGAAATTCAGAGGATTTGCCGTACGTGGGGCCCTCTGGAGAAGCTGAAGAAATTTAATTGTAatagactttattttattttatttgagggAGTCTTGTTTTAATTTGTAAAAGATCAATTTCCGATATGGGGGAAATCCCCTCCTTGAATTTCAGAGGACCAAAACAGAAAGGGGGAAGTATTAGACTCCAGTAGGGCAGCCTGGCGGAGGAGAGGGGAGAAATGAATTTTCCGTCTGGCttagtttttttcttcttaCGTTTTTGCCTTTGAATTGGGCGGCCGTACCTTGTAAAAACAATCAAGGGACAAAGCCACCATTGTTGattttgcaatttcattggCTTTTATATCTCGTGTGGTTTGAATTGAAGAAAGCAAGCAAAGCAATCTCTCGGAAGTCTTGCTAGCAATTGGGAGAAGAAATAAGGGCCGCAATTGTTGACCCCTGGCTTTGCTTTTCAATTGGCTGTGACTGGAATTGAAATAAAGCATCAAACCCTCTCTCATGTTTGCTCCGTGAGAGACAATTGGAAGCAATTAAATCCCGTGCTTTTTCCTCTTGTGGTGGACCGAAGTGGGAGAATCGATTTGCAAACTTTTCCCAATTCTACATGCGCGATttgtcctccattaatggagggcTAATtctctaattctagtcaagggggcaACTGACGAATTGGTTCAACAactactgtgagatctaaaccgcttttaattattttcttcatttattgatatttatatgtttcctacttttaattgttatagccttgtgtatgattggttagtgcgcaataattaattattcatataggctattttgctaaataggggtaattgaatc containing:
- the LOC113725867 gene encoding anthocyanidin reductase ((2S)-flavan-3-ol-forming), which translates into the protein MCQSPKSIGIELMAAQAIELKKACVIGGSGFLASFLVKLLLQKGYAVNTTVRDPGNQKKITHLLALQSLGDLKVFKADLTDEASFDAPVAGCDLVFHVAAPVNFASEDPENDMIKPAIQGVVNVLKACVKAGSVKRVIFTSSAAAVTINELKGTGLIMDEGNWTDVEFLSSAKPPTWGYPVSKTLAEKEAWKFAEEKKIDLITVIPSLIAGPPLTPDVPSSVNLAMSLITGNEFLINGLKGMQMLAGSISITHVEDVCEAHIFLAEKKSASGRYICCAANTSVPDLANFLSKRYPDYKIPTEFEGFPSKAKLIISSEKLIKEGFNFKHGIEDIYDDALAYFKAKGLLQH